One window from the genome of Spirosoma rhododendri encodes:
- a CDS encoding methyltransferase RsmF C-terminal domain-like protein, with amino-acid sequence MNKLTLPPAFADQMNAQLGADFPQFLDALTSPTPVSIRVNPRKPALDTATLEPVPWCAEGFYLPERPNFTVDPLFQAGAYYVQEASSMLLAEAVRQTVRLNRPLRVLDLCGAPGGKSTLLASMLTPDSLLICNEVIRSRVSVLRQNIDKWGYPNVVVSNHDPEDLTNLSGYFDLILVDAPCSGEGLFRKDPEAVNEWSEDNVNLCSARQKRILAAAAPLLDTGGVLIYSTCTYNAEENDDNIRYLAANGFKNRPLDLPADWQIVEKRVDGAVGYQCYPHRVKGEGFFISVFEKTGFTAAVKSNARTFRSIRALRPRETATVSAWLQHPKDFSYWEKPNGDVMALPVSLEKTFLFLDSAIHSKGFGVELGQFKGADFIPSHTLALSTAIRADLPGVELGLEDALRYFKKENLVLDQPVKGWQLARFGGLNLGWMKGVGQRVNNYLPKDWRIRMDIREYI; translated from the coding sequence ATGAACAAACTGACACTGCCCCCAGCGTTTGCCGATCAGATGAACGCGCAACTGGGTGCAGACTTCCCTCAATTTCTCGATGCGCTGACAAGCCCGACGCCGGTTAGTATTCGCGTCAATCCGCGCAAACCCGCCCTCGACACGGCGACTCTGGAGCCAGTACCTTGGTGCGCCGAGGGCTTCTACCTGCCCGAACGCCCCAACTTCACCGTCGATCCGCTGTTTCAGGCGGGGGCTTACTATGTACAGGAAGCGTCGTCGATGCTACTGGCCGAAGCCGTGCGACAAACGGTCAGGCTGAACCGGCCGCTGCGGGTGCTGGACCTGTGCGGAGCACCCGGCGGGAAAAGCACCCTGCTGGCGTCGATGCTGACGCCCGATAGTCTGCTCATCTGCAACGAAGTGATTCGCAGCCGGGTGTCGGTGCTGCGGCAGAACATCGACAAATGGGGCTATCCGAACGTTGTTGTCAGTAACCACGACCCGGAAGACCTGACCAATTTGTCGGGCTATTTTGATCTGATTTTGGTTGATGCACCCTGCTCCGGCGAAGGCTTGTTTCGGAAAGACCCCGAAGCGGTCAACGAATGGTCGGAGGATAACGTCAATCTGTGTTCGGCCCGGCAGAAACGGATCTTGGCGGCTGCGGCTCCGCTACTCGACACGGGTGGTGTGCTCATCTACAGCACCTGTACGTATAATGCGGAGGAGAACGACGACAATATCCGCTATCTGGCCGCCAACGGGTTCAAAAACCGACCACTTGATCTACCCGCCGACTGGCAAATCGTGGAAAAGCGGGTCGACGGGGCGGTGGGCTATCAGTGTTACCCGCACCGGGTGAAAGGCGAAGGGTTTTTTATCAGCGTATTTGAAAAAACGGGCTTCACCGCGGCTGTTAAGTCGAACGCCCGGACGTTTCGGAGCATCCGGGCACTACGTCCGCGCGAAACGGCTACGGTATCGGCCTGGCTTCAACACCCAAAAGACTTCTCGTACTGGGAAAAACCAAACGGCGACGTGATGGCGCTTCCGGTGTCGCTGGAGAAGACGTTTTTGTTTCTCGACAGTGCCATTCACAGCAAAGGGTTCGGTGTCGAACTCGGTCAATTCAAGGGGGCTGACTTCATACCGTCGCATACACTGGCCCTCAGCACCGCTATCCGCGCTGACCTGCCGGGCGTTGAGCTGGGGTTGGAAGATGCCTTGCGGTATTTCAAGAAAGAAAACTTGGTGCTCGATCAGCCGGTGAAAGGTTGGCAACTAGCACGGTTCGGCGGGCTGAATCTGGGCTGGATGAAAGGCGTCGGGCAGCGGGTAAACAACTACCTGCCCAAAGACTGGCGTATTCGGATGGACATTCGTGAATACATATGA
- a CDS encoding alpha/beta hydrolase codes for MKRILLIVGLVLAVLLVGYLAGPTTHFDSIKNTRIAMKTDLVELERELAESEQKDNLRPDNEARIVWADSAHKQKTPYSIVYIPGFGASWAEGDPVHRQLAKRFGCNLYLARTCEHGVNSPDAMKNLTPACYAESAERALAVGKALGENVIVMGTSAGGMLTLYLAAHHPEITGLILYSPCIATRNLALRLVTKPWSSQIMQQVFGGDRVVINTYKPDRAKYWLTTYHTNGLITLQTMLEEWMTPEQFAKVKQPLFMAYYYRDEAHQDETVSVPAMLTMFDELGTPADQKEKVAISNANHHVIASHFTSDDLKSVYQTTADFMERVLHLPVVNPQ; via the coding sequence ATGAAACGGATATTGCTCATCGTCGGACTGGTGCTGGCCGTACTACTGGTCGGTTATCTGGCTGGCCCGACTACGCATTTCGATTCGATCAAAAACACGCGTATTGCCATGAAAACGGATCTGGTCGAACTGGAGCGCGAACTGGCGGAGTCGGAGCAAAAGGACAACCTGCGCCCCGACAACGAAGCTCGTATCGTCTGGGCCGACAGCGCACACAAGCAAAAGACTCCCTACAGCATTGTCTACATTCCCGGCTTCGGGGCTAGCTGGGCCGAGGGCGATCCGGTTCATCGGCAACTGGCGAAGCGATTCGGCTGCAACCTGTACCTGGCCCGCACCTGCGAACATGGGGTGAACTCGCCCGATGCGATGAAAAACCTGACCCCAGCCTGCTATGCCGAATCGGCGGAGCGGGCACTGGCAGTCGGCAAAGCACTGGGCGAAAACGTGATCGTGATGGGTACCTCGGCCGGTGGGATGCTCACACTGTATCTGGCGGCACATCATCCTGAAATTACTGGCCTGATTCTGTATTCACCATGCATCGCTACCCGCAACCTGGCCCTGCGGCTGGTGACGAAGCCGTGGAGTTCGCAGATTATGCAGCAGGTGTTCGGGGGCGACCGCGTCGTTATCAACACCTACAAACCCGACCGGGCGAAGTACTGGCTGACAACTTACCACACCAACGGGCTGATTACGCTGCAAACCATGTTGGAAGAATGGATGACACCCGAGCAGTTCGCAAAAGTGAAGCAGCCCCTGTTTATGGCCTACTACTACCGCGATGAAGCTCATCAGGACGAAACCGTGTCCGTCCCGGCCATGCTGACGATGTTCGATGAACTGGGTACCCCCGCCGATCAGAAAGAGAAGGTCGCTATTTCAAACGCTAACCATCACGTCATCGCGTCTCATTTCACGTCCGACGATTTGAAGAGCGTATACCAAACAACGGCTGACTTTATGGAGCGAGTACTGCATCTGCCGGTCGTAAACCCACAGTAG
- a CDS encoding enoyl-ACP reductase FabI → MAYGLLKGKRGIISGALDEKSIAWKVALKAKEEGAIFTLTNAPIAMRMGAIKELAEKCEAEIIPADATSTEDLENLFVKSQEVLGGKVDFVLHSIGMSPNIRKGKSYTDLNYDWYKQSVDISAMSFHKMMQTAYKLDAINEWGSIVALTYMAAQRTFSFYGDMADAKATLESIARSFGYHYGKFRNVRVNTVSQSPTPTTAGGGIGGFDRFYEFAEKMAPMGNATADQCAEYVMTLFSDYTRMVTMQNLFHDGGFSMTGVSEELMEMLKM, encoded by the coding sequence ATGGCTTACGGATTACTGAAAGGAAAACGCGGCATCATTTCGGGTGCCCTCGACGAGAAATCAATTGCGTGGAAAGTGGCCCTGAAAGCAAAGGAAGAGGGCGCTATCTTCACGCTGACCAATGCGCCTATCGCGATGCGGATGGGGGCAATCAAAGAACTGGCCGAGAAATGCGAAGCGGAAATCATCCCCGCCGATGCCACCTCGACGGAAGACTTAGAAAACCTGTTCGTTAAATCGCAGGAAGTACTGGGCGGTAAGGTTGATTTTGTGCTGCACTCCATCGGCATGAGCCCCAACATCCGCAAGGGTAAGTCCTACACCGATCTGAACTACGACTGGTACAAGCAGAGCGTCGATATTTCGGCAATGTCGTTCCACAAGATGATGCAGACGGCCTACAAACTCGACGCGATCAACGAGTGGGGATCGATTGTCGCGCTGACGTACATGGCCGCACAACGGACGTTTTCGTTCTACGGCGACATGGCCGATGCCAAGGCTACGCTGGAGTCGATTGCCCGTAGCTTCGGCTATCACTACGGTAAATTCCGCAACGTGCGTGTCAATACCGTATCGCAGTCGCCTACGCCCACAACGGCGGGTGGTGGTATTGGCGGTTTCGACCGGTTCTACGAATTTGCTGAGAAAATGGCTCCGATGGGCAACGCGACGGCCGATCAGTGCGCTGAATACGTAATGACGCTCTTCTCAGATTACACCCGGATGGTCACGATGCAGAACCTCTTCCACGATGGCGGCTTCTCAATGACCGGCGTGTCGGAAGAGCTGATGGAAATGCTGAAGATGTAA
- a CDS encoding AAA family ATPase gives MKIRQIRFKNINSFYGEHPPIVFTDGILGKTGLFIISGSTGAGKSTLLDVMTLALFNRVPRIMDHDGRGLSKDRLLAEGLIINQRAAIEPKTDAYAEVEYELNGKAFRSRWSINKNRNGNWNDYEMEVAELPDEKLLTEKKREVPGFNTTKIGLTYEQFIRSMVLAQGAFDKFLRASAGERSKLLEQITGTDIYRRLSQRAHTQNKLYEENLREKQQAVELVQLLTAEQLSELKTTKQTIDARLTTLTDELTFYRDEAKRAEQQEALDKDIARLGRKQQEAADKQVRFAPDAERLERHSHVADLTELFSNLSHAEGTLQRAQGDQQRAEQAIQGLHNELETVLTTAQQLTHQPALSEHTLIAQVTDFRERVLSLTQQIDQERKNANSPQQRLAHTIKQATDKWFRSLRLDNLVVMDEQVSERKRQVGQQLVKLEEEYAALETSEQVQHEIERLIDQEKKLERLIQLQKDQQKRLTEGLNLKKQVDAYQVTIDSQRPALNKLLEELTTLEVKQKELDAQKIKLAREANLDELRKSLVAGEACPLCGATHHPYAHQYIQRTGLIEVELQVVQADVKTKRTDSEQLTKTIIQSESTQKSLDNQRLILRNEYKDNRQTIAEELIALDLDENMQPEFLTDQQQHIHVQREELTTLLSLWEQDRVLRQLTDDLAALHTTQHQVERLTEERNQLFTGNDVKTACDQLTNRFTTVRSGLATQEGLRQQATVALSNAGQQTTELHSQLQPVLQSRGLSDIQTARQQLLDMDTLRRLQAEKQQLADEATQLTANRTDADQRRQALVEARQTDLPSDQIRQLISERDKELRQQTEQLGKIKQALDADATEHKRHKTLLSDLKKLDDAAMPWRELNRLIGSARGDEYSRFAQGLTLSQLIGLANQRLRDLSDRYLILKPRDGQDELFVLDQYQGGAERTVTSLSGGETFTLSLGLALALSDLASQNIQIDSLFIDEGFGTLDPEALDMAVAMLEKLQQDSQKTIGIISHRHEIKERISVQIQIEKGNDGNSRVSIVEL, from the coding sequence ATGAAAATTCGTCAGATCCGCTTCAAGAACATTAACTCGTTCTACGGCGAACATCCACCGATTGTATTTACCGACGGCATTCTGGGCAAAACGGGCCTGTTTATCATTTCCGGTTCGACCGGTGCCGGGAAGTCCACGCTGCTGGACGTTATGACGCTGGCTTTATTTAACCGGGTGCCTCGTATTATGGACCACGACGGTCGTGGGCTATCGAAGGATCGCCTGCTCGCCGAAGGGTTAATTATCAATCAACGGGCGGCCATCGAGCCCAAGACTGATGCTTACGCCGAAGTTGAATACGAACTGAACGGAAAGGCGTTTCGGTCGCGCTGGTCGATCAATAAAAACCGCAACGGTAACTGGAACGACTACGAGATGGAAGTAGCCGAGTTACCTGATGAAAAACTGCTCACCGAAAAGAAGCGGGAGGTACCTGGTTTCAACACTACGAAGATCGGTCTGACGTACGAGCAGTTTATTCGGTCGATGGTGCTGGCGCAGGGAGCATTCGACAAATTTCTGCGGGCGTCGGCCGGGGAGCGGAGTAAGTTGCTTGAGCAAATTACGGGTACCGATATTTACCGTCGGCTTAGTCAGCGGGCCCACACGCAGAATAAGCTTTACGAAGAAAACCTTCGGGAGAAGCAACAGGCGGTCGAATTGGTGCAGCTACTGACTGCCGAGCAGCTAAGCGAGCTCAAAACAACGAAACAGACCATCGACGCACGCCTGACGACCCTGACCGACGAGCTAACGTTTTACCGGGACGAAGCCAAGCGGGCAGAGCAACAGGAAGCGCTAGATAAAGACATTGCGCGGCTGGGCAGAAAACAGCAGGAGGCCGCCGACAAACAGGTTCGTTTTGCCCCTGACGCCGAACGGCTCGAACGGCACAGCCACGTGGCTGACCTGACGGAGTTGTTCAGCAATCTGAGCCACGCAGAAGGTACGCTGCAACGGGCACAGGGCGATCAGCAACGGGCAGAACAGGCTATACAGGGCTTACACAATGAGTTAGAAACCGTTCTGACAACGGCGCAACAGCTGACGCATCAGCCGGCCCTGTCGGAGCATACGCTGATTGCCCAGGTTACCGACTTCCGGGAGCGGGTTCTGTCGTTGACGCAGCAGATCGATCAGGAGCGCAAAAACGCCAATTCTCCCCAGCAGCGACTGGCGCACACCATCAAACAGGCCACCGACAAGTGGTTCCGCTCGCTGCGGCTTGACAATCTGGTTGTGATGGACGAGCAGGTTAGCGAGCGGAAACGTCAGGTCGGGCAACAGTTGGTCAAGCTCGAGGAAGAGTACGCGGCACTGGAAACGTCTGAGCAGGTTCAGCACGAAATCGAACGCCTTATCGATCAGGAGAAAAAGCTGGAGCGACTAATTCAACTGCAAAAAGATCAGCAGAAGCGATTGACGGAAGGCCTCAATCTAAAGAAACAAGTCGATGCGTACCAGGTAACGATTGATAGTCAGCGCCCTGCCCTCAACAAACTCCTTGAAGAGCTGACTACGCTGGAAGTTAAGCAAAAGGAGCTTGACGCGCAGAAGATTAAGCTGGCGCGAGAGGCTAATCTGGATGAGTTACGGAAAAGCCTAGTAGCCGGGGAAGCGTGCCCGCTGTGTGGTGCGACCCATCATCCTTATGCCCACCAATATATTCAGCGGACCGGTTTAATTGAGGTTGAACTACAAGTGGTGCAAGCCGATGTAAAGACAAAGCGTACTGATAGTGAGCAGTTAACCAAAACGATCATTCAATCTGAGTCTACCCAAAAGAGTCTCGATAACCAACGGCTTATTCTGCGCAACGAATACAAGGATAATCGGCAAACGATCGCCGAAGAGCTGATTGCGCTGGACCTCGACGAAAACATGCAGCCGGAGTTTTTGACCGATCAGCAACAGCATATACACGTGCAGCGGGAAGAGTTGACGACCTTGCTTTCGCTGTGGGAGCAGGACAGGGTGTTGCGGCAACTAACCGACGACCTGGCCGCACTGCACACAACGCAACATCAGGTAGAACGGCTGACCGAAGAACGCAATCAGCTTTTTACCGGGAATGACGTCAAAACTGCATGTGATCAATTGACGAATCGCTTTACAACGGTTCGTTCTGGTCTGGCGACGCAGGAGGGATTGCGCCAGCAAGCTACTGTAGCGCTGAGTAACGCCGGGCAGCAGACTACCGAACTGCACAGTCAGCTTCAGCCTGTATTGCAGAGCCGGGGTTTATCGGATATACAGACGGCGCGTCAGCAACTGCTGGACATGGACACGCTCCGCCGGTTACAGGCCGAAAAGCAGCAGCTCGCGGATGAAGCAACGCAACTGACGGCCAACCGTACCGACGCCGATCAACGTCGGCAGGCCCTGGTGGAAGCCCGCCAAACCGACTTGCCTTCTGATCAGATTCGGCAGCTTATTAGTGAACGTGATAAGGAGTTACGGCAGCAGACAGAGCAATTGGGCAAGATCAAACAGGCGCTCGATGCCGATGCAACGGAACACAAGCGGCACAAAACCCTGCTTAGCGACTTGAAAAAGCTGGACGACGCGGCCATGCCTTGGCGTGAACTGAACCGGCTGATCGGTAGCGCCAGAGGAGACGAGTACAGTCGATTCGCGCAGGGGCTCACGCTATCACAGTTAATCGGCCTGGCCAACCAACGCCTGCGCGACCTGTCGGACCGGTATCTGATTCTGAAGCCACGAGACGGGCAGGACGAACTCTTTGTGCTGGATCAGTACCAGGGTGGGGCAGAGCGTACGGTGACAAGCCTGTCGGGTGGCGAAACGTTTACGCTCAGCTTGGGGCTGGCATTGGCCTTATCCGATCTGGCATCGCAAAATATTCAGATCGACAGTCTATTCATCGACGAGGGATTCGGGACATTGGACCCCGAAGCGCTGGATATGGCGGTGGCGATGCTCGAGAAACTTCAGCAGGATAGTCAGAAAACGATCGGTATCATTTCGCACCGTCACGAAATAAAGGAGCGTATCAGCGTTCAGATTCAAATCGAGAAAGGAAATGACGGCAACAGTCGGGTTTCGATCGTCGAATTATAA
- the sbcD gene encoding exonuclease subunit SbcD yields MANSVRILHTADWHLGKRLYRHELLSDHELFLDWLIDTVEQRQIDVLLVAGDVFDTTNPNDGSMQLYYQFLTRMMPLNCQVIITGGNHDSSSKLNAPRDLLRHLNIHVVGCTNGDCLQEVIRLHHNSTDLIIGAVPFLRDGDLRRSISGQAYDERIDAIRMGIRNHYGKLADHCNELYKDVPVLAMGHLYVHGASVSESEREIHSVGGQAAFTSEHFPAGFDYVALGHIHVPQRIGSGDSIRYSGSPIPLSFGERDNQHQVLEVLIEDGALTSIAPILIPRFRNLRQVTGTLDDVREKLMTLEPTGSLPMLVEILVEEERESLATRIHFEQLPRDFTDAPFRIAKTRLTFRNKLQGLDSLYAIDTQLQDLSYLDVFDRRLDASDVDESLRDTLINTYKELYQLVEH; encoded by the coding sequence GTGGCAAATTCAGTACGAATATTACATACGGCCGATTGGCATTTGGGCAAACGACTCTATCGGCACGAGCTGTTGAGTGACCATGAGCTATTCTTAGATTGGCTAATCGATACTGTTGAACAACGACAGATTGATGTATTGCTGGTAGCAGGCGACGTTTTCGATACTACTAATCCGAATGACGGGTCGATGCAGCTGTATTATCAGTTTCTGACCCGCATGATGCCATTGAACTGTCAGGTGATTATTACAGGTGGCAATCATGATTCGTCGAGCAAGCTCAACGCACCACGTGATCTGCTTCGTCATCTTAATATACACGTAGTGGGCTGCACGAATGGCGATTGCCTACAGGAAGTCATTCGCCTGCACCATAACTCGACGGATTTGATCATCGGCGCTGTGCCCTTCCTGCGTGACGGTGATTTGCGCCGGTCGATCTCTGGTCAGGCGTACGATGAGCGCATTGACGCTATCCGGATGGGTATCCGTAATCATTATGGTAAACTGGCGGACCATTGTAATGAATTATACAAGGACGTTCCGGTACTAGCGATGGGGCACTTATATGTACATGGCGCTTCCGTATCGGAGAGTGAACGGGAGATCCACTCGGTAGGTGGCCAGGCTGCTTTTACCTCGGAGCATTTTCCGGCAGGCTTTGACTACGTTGCACTGGGTCATATTCACGTTCCTCAACGTATAGGGTCCGGCGACTCAATTCGCTATAGTGGCTCGCCCATTCCGCTTAGCTTCGGCGAACGCGACAATCAACACCAGGTTCTGGAAGTACTAATTGAAGATGGGGCGCTTACTAGTATAGCACCGATTCTGATACCCCGCTTCCGTAACCTGCGTCAGGTAACCGGTACACTGGACGACGTTCGGGAGAAGCTGATGACGCTCGAACCGACAGGTTCGCTACCAATGCTGGTGGAGATACTTGTGGAAGAAGAACGTGAGAGTCTGGCAACCCGTATTCATTTCGAGCAATTACCCCGTGACTTCACCGACGCGCCCTTCCGTATTGCCAAAACGCGTCTGACATTCCGTAACAAATTACAGGGGCTGGATTCGCTCTATGCCATCGATACGCAACTGCAAGATCTGTCATACCTAGACGTTTTTGATCGACGGCTGGATGCGTCGGATGTTGATGAGTCGCTACGGGATACCCTTATTAACACGTATAAAGAGCTATACCAACTGGTCGAGCACTGA
- a CDS encoding 2-isopropylmalate synthase has protein sequence MSQRVYIFDTTLRDGEQVPGCQLTTEEKIVVAKELERLGVDVIEAGFPISSPGDFRSVVEISKAVSEPTICALSRAVKGDIDAAGEALKFAKRGRIHTGIGSSDIHIRNKFNSSRERILEQAVAAVKHAKSYVEDVEFYAEDAGRADLAFLAQLTRAVIGAGATVVNIPDTTGYCLPDEYGKKIAYIYEHVDNVHQATISIHCHNDLGLATANTLAGVMNGARQVEVTINGIGERAGNTSLEEVVMALKVRKELGFYTNVDSTRLYPVSNLVSQMMHMPVQANKAIVGRNAFAHSSGIHQDGFLKHSENYEIMNPQDVGIDKSMIVLTARSGRHALKHRLELLGYRYEKPDLDSLYVRFLDMADIRKEVNDKDLMELVR, from the coding sequence ACAACGGAAGAAAAAATTGTTGTTGCCAAAGAGCTGGAACGCCTTGGTGTCGATGTTATCGAAGCCGGCTTCCCGATCTCCAGCCCTGGTGATTTCCGATCGGTTGTGGAGATTTCCAAGGCCGTATCTGAGCCTACCATTTGTGCGCTGAGTAGGGCCGTTAAAGGTGATATCGACGCTGCGGGTGAAGCATTGAAATTTGCCAAGCGGGGTCGAATCCACACAGGTATCGGCTCGTCAGATATTCATATTAGAAACAAATTTAACTCGAGCCGCGAACGTATTCTGGAGCAGGCTGTTGCTGCGGTCAAACACGCAAAGTCATACGTTGAAGACGTAGAATTTTACGCGGAAGACGCTGGTCGCGCCGATTTAGCTTTCCTGGCCCAGCTGACCCGTGCCGTTATCGGTGCTGGCGCAACGGTCGTTAACATACCCGACACTACTGGCTACTGTCTGCCCGACGAATACGGGAAGAAGATAGCCTATATCTACGAGCACGTCGACAACGTTCATCAGGCCACTATTTCTATCCATTGCCACAATGATCTTGGTCTGGCCACGGCAAATACGCTTGCTGGCGTTATGAATGGTGCCCGGCAGGTTGAAGTGACGATAAATGGTATTGGCGAACGTGCCGGTAATACGTCACTTGAGGAGGTAGTCATGGCCTTGAAAGTGCGTAAGGAGCTTGGCTTCTACACCAACGTAGACTCTACCCGGCTTTACCCCGTCAGCAATCTCGTATCGCAAATGATGCATATGCCTGTTCAGGCAAACAAAGCCATCGTTGGGCGCAACGCATTTGCTCACTCGTCGGGCATTCACCAGGACGGCTTTCTGAAGCATTCTGAGAACTATGAGATCATGAACCCGCAGGATGTGGGCATCGATAAGTCTATGATCGTTTTAACAGCTCGTAGTGGCCGCCACGCGTTGAAGCACCGGTTAGAATTACTGGGTTATCGCTACGAAAAGCCCGATCTCGACTCGCTCTACGTCAGATTCCTTGATATGGCCGACATACGGAAGGAAGTCAACGACAAAGATTTGATGGAATTGGTTAGATAA